Proteins from a genomic interval of Anolis sagrei isolate rAnoSag1 chromosome 1, rAnoSag1.mat, whole genome shotgun sequence:
- the CSRNP3 gene encoding cysteine/serine-rich nuclear protein 3 isoform X2 has protein sequence MSGILKRKFEEVDGSSPCSSVRESDDDVSSSESADSGDSVNPSTSNHFTPSSILKREKRKRTKNVHFNCVTVYYFTRRQGFTSVPSQGGSTLGMSTRHNSVRQYSLGEFAMEQERLHREMLREHLREEKLNSLKLKMTKNGTVESEEANTLTLDDISDDDIDLDNTEVDEYFFLQPLPTKKRRALLRASGVKKIDVEEKHELRAIRLSREDCGCDCRVFCDPETCTCSLAGIKCQVDRMSFPCGCTKEGCSNTAGRIEFNPIRVRTHFLHTIMKLELEKNREQQVPALNGCHGEISAHSSSMGPATHPLEYSVPDNFEIEAEPRGTVMHLQSVDDLGCPGEEEEEEEEDASSFCSGVTDSSTQSLAPSETDEDEEEEEEEEEDDEDEEDEDEEEKVDDFVEGLGAHADMVQALPSVLCYSDSTAMHENHSKATSYYTNASSLYYQIENHNPGTPNQIRETYSERDAVKNGNISLVPYNPTSEQLVDYTRQSEENYGSSLYPSSNPSVIVCCSSSESDNAIPCSSLYTEHRPRHSQVDFPSYLKSPSQDGFVSALNGGAHLPEHPTENSLSLSEKSRLHEECIKSPVMETVPV, from the exons CCTCCTCGATTCTGAAGAGGGAGAAACGGAAGAGGACCAAAAATGTCCACTTTAACTGTGTTACCGTCTACTACTTTACGAGAAGGCAAGGGTTCACGAGCGTCCCCAGCCAAGGAGGGAGCACCCTGGGCATGTCCACCCGGCACAACAGCGTGCGCCAGTACAGCCTGGGAGAGTTTGCCATGGAACAAGAAAGGCTTCACCGGGAGATGTTACGAGAGCATCTCCGGGAGGAGAAACTGAACTCTTTAAAACTTAAG ATGACTAAAAACGGCACGGTGGAGTCAGAGGAAGCAAACACTTTGACGTTGGATGACATTTCTGATGATGATATAGATCTCGACAACACGGAAGTTGATGAGTACTTCTTTCTACAACCTCTGCCAACAAAAAAGCGAAGGGCACTCCTGCGAGCCTCTGGAGTCAAGAAGATAGATGTGGAAGAAAAACACGAGCTGCGGGCCATCCGTCTTTCGAGGGAAGACTGCGGCTGTGACTGTCGAGTCTTTTGTGACCCAGAAACTTGTACTTGCAGTCTTGCAGGCATAAAATGCCAG GTGGATCGTATGTCATTCCCGTGTGGTTGCACTAAAGAAGGATGTAGCAATACGGCAGGCAGAATAGAATTTAATCCCATCCGTGTTCGGACTCACTTTTTGCACACTATAATGAAACTTGAATTGGAGAAAAACAGAGAGCAGCAAGTCCCTGCACTGAACGGGTGCCACGGTGAGATCAGTGCTCATAGCAGTTCAATGGGCCCCGCAACCCACCCACTGGAATATTCAGTCCCAGACAACTTTGAAATTGAAGCAGAACCTCGAGGGACTGTGATGCACTTGCAGTCGGTTGATGATTTGGGATGcccaggagaggaggaggaagaagaggaggaagatgcgAGCAGTTTTTGTAGTGGAGTCACAGATTCCAGCACACAGAGTTTAGCACCCAGTGAAACAgatgaagatgaggaggaggaggaagaggaggaagaggatgacgaagatgaggaggatgaggatgaagaagagaaggtggatgACTTTGTGGAAGGGTTGGGTGCTCACGCTGATATGGTTCAAGCACTTCCTTCTGTCCTTTGCTATTCTGACAGCACTGCCATGCATGAAAACCATTCGAAGGCAACCTCCTACTACACAAATGCTTCTTCACTTTATTACCAAATAGAGAACCACAACCCTGGCACTCCTAATCAGATTCGGGAGACTTACTCTGAAAGGGACGCTGTTAAAAATGGTAATATTTCTCTGGTGCCTTACAACCCAACGTCAGAACAGTTAGTGGACTATACGCGGCAATCAGAGGAAAATTACGGCAGTTCACTTTATCCATCTTCAAATCCATCTGTCATAGTATGCTGCTCTTCTTCAGAAAGCGACAATGCTATTCCATGTAGTAGTTTGTACACTGAGCATAGGccgaggcactcccaagtggacTTTCCCTCATACTTGAAAAGCCCTTCACAAGATGGATTTGTTTCTGCTCTGAACGGTGGTGCTCACCTCCCAGAGCATCCCACCGAGAATTCACTTAGCCTTTCGGAAAAGAGCAGACTGCATGAAGAGTGTATCAAATCACCTGTCATGGAAACAGTAcctgtttaa